CTTTTGGTTTTATATTATCAGGCTATGTCTCGACGATTCAAAACCTGCACAACAGGTCGATGCATATCACATAAAATTCCTCATCAACGCCTTGATAAGCGAACGAAATTGTCCTGCATAAATTTCCTGTTGCTTTCGATATGTATTCTAAGGATGTGTATAATTCTTGCTTGTGCTTCATGGCCTGCCGAAAATATTTCGTTGAACTGTAATCCTCCCCAGGCAACGCGGGTTTAAAAAGACAGATGGGCTAATATATGGGATATCTCGTTTATGTATGCATTAAAGGTACTATTGATTTGATTAATATCTTCTGCTAAATCTCCTAAAAAATTAAAATGATCAATGTCAATATTGATATCCAGATTACCACAAAGCATATCAATAAATCATATTCGAACTTGTGTTCTGTTATGTTATATGGTATACTTACATTAATCAGTTTATAAGAATTAAAGGAGGGTTTATGAAAACTTTACTGAAACTTATGAAAAAGCACAAAGCTGAAATTCCAACTGATAAATTGATGTTGTTTGAAGATTTAGTACAAACATATCATGGAGACGAACGTGAGGAAAAGTTTCTAAAAGCGATGGAGGAGCAACTCACCAAGGAACAACGTTTCCGACTATTCGAACAACACGGAGCATGCAGTGGCACTAGATACGATAAAGATCGTACAGCCTTCTCACTTGAACACGCTGATAAGCCTCTAGTGGAAAGACTGGAGCTATTTACACGTACTTTTGGCAGAACTGCTGTTTTGAATGATGATAATACCATAACAGTAAAGTTTGCATGTAAGCATGGATATTATAAGCATGCGCCAAAGGGTAATTTCCGTCAACTTGCTACTATTGAAACTTATTTCGAAAGATGCGCAGGAGGGCGCTTATATGAGCTCCAAAAAGCATTGGGTATTAAACTGAAAATTATTCTGTTGACGTGTCTCCTCTTAGCGCAAATATTCTTAACCCTGTTATATTTACCTTTGAGATAGTAGCTTAACTAACATAAAAACCTTCCCTGTACTTTGGCGAGTCCGGGAAGGTTTTTATCTCATGCTGTAAAATCAATCGCTTTTATGATATCTTTCACAGCATCTCTGAAAATTTCATTTGAACGAATTAAAATATTTGCAATCATCTTCGCTTTTTCAGCATCCGATTCCGTGTGTGTTGGATCGTTCCATGAAATATTAATGATTTCCCATGAGTTTTCTTTCAAGGCTTGATATCGATCAATCGCTGCATTTAAACTCTGCTGGTTGATGTCCTTAATATATTCCTTGCACATCTGAAGAAAGCCTAATGTACTGACATTACTTTCATGGAAAATGCATTGCTGCGGATAGAAGCCTTCCATGGAGCCGCGCTGTAAATAGTTGATATAAGAGCAGTAGCCATCAGAACCATAATGCATAAACTGTCGAAACGAATCAGGAGTTTCTGAGCTAATAAACTCCTCTTTATCCCATCTTCCGGACATCATCAAGCAATAATTATATAAAGCTTTCTTACATGCTTCCTCAATATCCAGTTTATAATCAATATGGGAAAGTAATAGGATTTCCATATCAGGCTTCAACCAGTTATCTAGAGTCTCCATATCATATGGATTCATATTGAAGTTTTTTTCATCAAGACCTTCTACAAATTCATGGGCACGGATTTTATGTCCATCTGCAATAATTCCAGTAACAAACAAAAAGGCCGCATTGTTGGATTTATCTTGAATAATGACAGGGTATCCTTTCTGAAGCTGTCTTCTGATGATCGCAATTATTTCATCAAATGTCCTATGATTTGTTGTAACCGTTTTGTAATCAAAGCCATATATTTGAAAGCAGTCATGAATGAATTCCTTGTTATAGTGTGAAAAACCAAACGCCAGGGTTGATATTCCTGATTGCAAGATGTATTCCTGATCATCATTAATCTGATGATTATTATAATTACGTCGTTCTTCCAGTCCCATAAAAAGTTTGAGTGCTGTCATAACTGCCGGAAACGCCATGCCGTGAGGCCAATATGCGCCAGTATAGGGAGCTACATCCTGATATGGTAAAAGCATTTGAATGAAATTTGGCTTGTTTATTTTGAAATCTGATGGATTGAGTATGCTATCAGTGGAACACTCTAAGATTTGCGATAAATCTACTAGTAATGCAACTTCCGGCATAGCATTACCATTTTCCCACTTACTTACAGCCTGAGGACTCACACCCAATTTTTCGGCTAGCTCTTCCTGTGTCATCCCTTTTTCTTTTCGAAGGCTAGCTATTTTCTCACCGGCTTTTTTTACATCAAACACATCCATACACCTCTTTCCATTTTTATTGTAAGTATATCAAAAAATCAAGCTAATTCCATATATACAAAGTTGTATTTAATCTTTGAAATACAACTTAAAGTTGAGAAAAATATGAATGTCCAATCAGCTAATTCAATCATACAATACATCCTCCCTTTTGCATATAAAAGGATATTCCTTGCCCTATGGGCCAAGTCAAGAATTTCTCCTTATAAAGTAAACTTAAGGACATATAGAAAAGCAGCCCAAACAGACTGCCTTTTTATAGAAATTTAACATTAATAATATATAATAATAATTTACTCTTTTACTCCCCCAACCGTCAGTCCGGATACAAAGTACCGTTGTAAAAATGGATATACACATAAAATAGGTACACTAGCCACAATTGTAATTGCCGCACGTAAAGCCAGTGGTGTCGTTACTGTGCCACCTTGACCGGCTACAGCCTGTGCACCTGCCATACCACCTTGATTTGTCCCTGCATTCATTGCACTCGCCAGTAGTTTCTGCAATTCATATTGAAGCGTGGACAGCTTCTGATTTCCCGAATTATACAGTAACGTATCCATCCAGCTATTCCAGCTGCCTACTGCTACGAATAGAGCAATAACCGCAAGAGTTGGCTTACAAAGCGGCATAATGATACGCCACCATATACGAAAATGTCCTGCACCGTCTATTTTAGCTGACTCCGGGAGCGACTCAGGAATTGTTTTTATATAGGTTCGTATGACAATTAGATTGAACGCACTGATGATATTGGGTATCCAGTAAACCATAAATGTATTTAACATATTTAAGTCCTTTATCAATAAATAATTAGGGATAAGACCGGCGTTAAAGTACATTGTTAACACGAATATTAGCGTAATTGGTTTTCTTAATGTAAACTCATTCCGACTAAGGGCATACGCCAACATAGATGTAAAGAAAATATTCGTGATTACAATAACAATTGTCTTTGTAACGCTAATAAAAAACGCATCATAAATCGTATACATATGAAAGACAATATCATAATTTTTTAATGAGAAAATTCTAGGCCAAATCGTTATTCCACCTTTTACTGCGTCTGCTCCGTCATTTAAGGAAATCGCTAATGTGTTTAATAGCGGATAAATCATAATTATACATAAGAATATCAGGATGCCTGTATTTATTATTGTGAATATTATGTTCCCTGGTTTCCACTTTTTATTTTTCACACACACGCCTCCTTATATCAGTGTTTCTTCGCCAAGACGACCAGCAATAAAGTTGACAATCCCAACGATAATAATACCTACCACTGTTTTAAACATACCCGCCACAACTGCTAAACTGTAATTTCCCATCTGATAACCATATCGCATTACAAATACGTCAATTGTTTCTGATTTTTCAACTACCAAGCCGTTACCTAAGAAATATGGAATTTCAAATCCTGCCTCCAAAATATAACCTGTGGACATAATCAACAGTATGACGATGGTTGGTCGAATACCCGGAAGCGTAATGTTCCATATTTTACTAAACCGACCCGCACCATCCATTTCCGCAGCTTCGTATAACGATGGGTCTATGGCAGTTATTGCAGCTAAGTACAAAATAGTATTCCATCCCAATTCTTTCCATAGATGACTTAATGCAGCAATTCCCCAAAAATATTCGGGTTTCGACAGAAACTGTATCGGCTCGTCAATAATATGTAATGACAGCAGTGCTGAATTAATAAAACCACCTGAACTTGGCGCCGAAAGTGCAACTGAAACAATTCCAGCCACAATGATCCAGCTAAGAAAATGTGGCATATATGTGATATTTTGAATCACTCGTTTAAACACTCCGTCCTTTACTTCGTTCAGCATCAGTGCCAGGATAATGGCAAATACTGTACCAAGAACCAGAGTCAGTATGCTCTGCCCCAATGTGTTTATGATGTCCTGTATGAAGCGTTCTCCATTTATTCCTGTAAACAGTTTCTTAAAATTATCAAATCCAACCCATTCCTGCTCCCACATACTGCGGCCTGGTTTAAACTTCTGGAAAGCCATAGACCAACCGTATATTGGTATATACTTGAATAAAATCTGATATAAAAGTAACGGTATACTCATGATAAGCAGGGCTTTCTGTTCAAATAAGGTAGCCCACACACTTTTTCTTCTTTTTTTATTCAACCTGGTACCTCCCACATAATGTGGGGGGTCATTGACCCCCCACAGTCCTACCTTTAGCCATTATTTCCAGAGCTTAATTCGTTCCTGAATGCCAGCATTTATAGCATCCTCATAAACTTTTACATCTATTTTCTTTATAACATCTACATATTCAGCCCAATTACTTTCGAAATCATCAACGGAACCTGTAATTATTTTGGGCAAATACTGTACTCCTGCATCAGTAAGCTGTTGGTTAACCTCATTTGCTTCATCACTCAGTGTAATATTCCAACATGGATAATATACCGGGTTATCAGGCGGACTATTTACAAACTCACGCCATGTCTTCTTGTTATAAGCCTTCATGAAAGCTTTATCATAATCAGTTAACGTATCATAGAACTCAGAAGGCTGGTCATCTGGTCCGTATGCATTACCATCCGAGAACTGTCCATTGTGCTTTGGCAGTAAGTCAAGTAACGCTAATAATTTGTTACTGGAACGCCATGTTAAATCCTTGGAGTTAATTCTTTGCTGTTCTGTACGATAGAACATGCCGTTTTCGTCAACCTCATAGTCTTCTCCTTCAATACCCCATGACAATACCTTCTGCCAAGGTTCACTCAGCATAATATCTAAGAATCTGAGTGCGACCTCAGGCTGTTTACAGGATACTGATACACCAAAGCCTTGGTTCGTATTCATAACATCACGGTCTGCATAGTATGGTTCAGCACCCGGGTAAACAGGCATGACCGGAGCATACGTTCTTTCGTCGATTCCGGATCCTTGTAAAGAAATTGTAGCATTCTGGAAGTTCCAATATTGATCATGCATACCAAGTACGGTACCAGTTGCAATTTTTGCAATGTATTGATCAAAATTCATTGTAAAGGACTCAGGATCTACTACACCTTTGGCATATTCTTCATTTAAGATCTTGAACCAGTCTTTTGCAATCTGCTTGTCAGCATAGATTGTTGCATTATTGTTTTCATCAACAACGACACCACCGTTGTTAGGATTACCTGCAAGGAAGTTCGGCGGATTCGTCATACCCCACTCACGTCCAGTGGAAGCAAGAACTGCAAAGCCTACCGTTTTCTGACCATTTATCTCAGGATATTTTGCCATATAATCTTCAATCAGTTTAAAATATCCTTCAATTGTAATATTGGTAAGATCCGGATAGCCAGCA
The nucleotide sequence above comes from Variimorphobacter saccharofermentans. Encoded proteins:
- a CDS encoding type 2 periplasmic-binding domain-containing protein; translation: MKIKKTISVILALVVVLSMVACKKDDTDTMAEPTKAPSSETTSLDESDSTEPDTNVSDDPLADPYGVLTPDKDTTLTVWLMSAEQAPAPDNKISKLLKEKLGVTIQYDIVTPDNADQKIGVMLAGGDYPDLIGTTDLKLRLLEGGALIKLDDYLATGNYPNLKTHVDPYIKKMSYNGSEVEPGLYIFPNYNRFYGEITGGTHWGTAFWIQKAVLEDAGYPDLTNITIEGYFKLIEDYMAKYPEINGQKTVGFAVLASTGREWGMTNPPNFLAGNPNNGGVVVDENNNATIYADKQIAKDWFKILNEEYAKGVVDPESFTMNFDQYIAKIATGTVLGMHDQYWNFQNATISLQGSGIDERTYAPVMPVYPGAEPYYADRDVMNTNQGFGVSVSCKQPEVALRFLDIMLSEPWQKVLSWGIEGEDYEVDENGMFYRTEQQRINSKDLTWRSSNKLLALLDLLPKHNGQFSDGNAYGPDDQPSEFYDTLTDYDKAFMKAYNKKTWREFVNSPPDNPVYYPCWNITLSDEANEVNQQLTDAGVQYLPKIITGSVDDFESNWAEYVDVIKKIDVKVYEDAINAGIQERIKLWK
- a CDS encoding carbohydrate ABC transporter permease encodes the protein MKNKKWKPGNIIFTIINTGILIFLCIIMIYPLLNTLAISLNDGADAVKGGITIWPRIFSLKNYDIVFHMYTIYDAFFISVTKTIVIVITNIFFTSMLAYALSRNEFTLRKPITLIFVLTMYFNAGLIPNYLLIKDLNMLNTFMVYWIPNIISAFNLIVIRTYIKTIPESLPESAKIDGAGHFRIWWRIIMPLCKPTLAVIALFVAVGSWNSWMDTLLYNSGNQKLSTLQYELQKLLASAMNAGTNQGGMAGAQAVAGQGGTVTTPLALRAAITIVASVPILCVYPFLQRYFVSGLTVGGVKE
- a CDS encoding ABC transporter permease, producing the protein MNKKRRKSVWATLFEQKALLIMSIPLLLYQILFKYIPIYGWSMAFQKFKPGRSMWEQEWVGFDNFKKLFTGINGERFIQDIINTLGQSILTLVLGTVFAIILALMLNEVKDGVFKRVIQNITYMPHFLSWIIVAGIVSVALSAPSSGGFINSALLSLHIIDEPIQFLSKPEYFWGIAALSHLWKELGWNTILYLAAITAIDPSLYEAAEMDGAGRFSKIWNITLPGIRPTIVILLIMSTGYILEAGFEIPYFLGNGLVVEKSETIDVFVMRYGYQMGNYSLAVVAGMFKTVVGIIIVGIVNFIAGRLGEETLI
- a CDS encoding helix-turn-helix domain-containing protein; the encoded protein is MDVFDVKKAGEKIASLRKEKGMTQEELAEKLGVSPQAVSKWENGNAMPEVALLVDLSQILECSTDSILNPSDFKINKPNFIQMLLPYQDVAPYTGAYWPHGMAFPAVMTALKLFMGLEERRNYNNHQINDDQEYILQSGISTLAFGFSHYNKEFIHDCFQIYGFDYKTVTTNHRTFDEIIAIIRRQLQKGYPVIIQDKSNNAAFLFVTGIIADGHKIRAHEFVEGLDEKNFNMNPYDMETLDNWLKPDMEILLLSHIDYKLDIEEACKKALYNYCLMMSGRWDKEEFISSETPDSFRQFMHYGSDGYCSYINYLQRGSMEGFYPQQCIFHESNVSTLGFLQMCKEYIKDINQQSLNAAIDRYQALKENSWEIINISWNDPTHTESDAEKAKMIANILIRSNEIFRDAVKDIIKAIDFTA